Proteins encoded within one genomic window of Bombus vancouverensis nearcticus chromosome 4, iyBomVanc1_principal, whole genome shotgun sequence:
- the RhoGAP19D gene encoding rho GTPase activating protein at 19D isoform X7, with protein sequence MLPGHERTRIDEPMDTIFVKQVRGNSPAAEAGLRTGDRVVSVDGRPTRGEQYAKVVQRIQQAGPWLRLLVVSKEDDILQRYFGETAHNPETNQRPRLRSPERSGHRQRRSVSMIPSLSPRTRQSWVCPARSSMPTPLCQDQDSPRQLIDDSVGIIDKHQQQLQRNIAKSNIFVGTLTRIHENIASAGTLPGERQSIDTKNGTSSLPSSPGPEKKVNDKFPILPQGLQIVSKRAKQFESGRLLSDDDEPTGDRISLYKSELSRLSTKHSVPNVAVRRREFESKAEAQEPRRIPPVPTRETKSLDSGSGLKGNRIIPVGSKHIHCEPPGNYNTLEETPNTRITDGETVRPRIRSNSAESWESTSTSNLLNTVRLHWFQRQDDTERKRDTNGNDNSVYVDATNICDGKEKIVEKGSRRQQQDGYAQIIKAESGVLPSDNDMHNNEVVFRRQKNTQIADEDRATRRVSYLKATWGERIHVDSDLELSDSEPITHTSRSIHKRWRLPLLPNDIASLRRIFEEVTQSTSLNKNINRGNSICTGREAATGIIKDIGQVEREGPLHVKFTVLDGKRSSDRSWKQLWGVLRGPILFFYKDRQNQSPSLSCDGENVAQSVDVRCSLVDIAEDYTKRKHVLRLANPNAEVLLQTEDAASMALWLRALHEHAAAEKPSEIAHNSTLKQQAVPQTPGPTSSSSTCQTTTNASPMTMSTASSSGGQRLSPLPGHKGIKKLTSFRNRSPTGQSPINKTRKPSQTIDSLVSPKTKTWKGRVAKQLRRMHGQTGSPSSPTTQLPPEGATFKVPLELCPPSSFSEYVPLIVEMCTSIVEARGLEVVGIYRVPGNTAAISHLTDSVNKGFENINLQDPRWSDVNVISSLLKSFFRQLPDSLLTAELYPMFIDADKVEDPQRRMTTIRKLLRDLPEHHFETLKYLMFHLKRIVEHSEVNKMEAKNLAIVFGPTLVRASGSRDNMVTMVTDMSHQCRIVESLLNNVDWFFSDDDLDDLSRLSVNLSLPADTSEIETTTSSNNHNLLLNNIQKVEGREMASAKDIVSSIISAANRKIQRRRKCQDETDNETHEVDKLRMKQEAENLQNRRSMALNERQCSVSEIVLMHESQSQSNRSIDRCDRSPTLDQAAITSSSIGGSDVIADCTINNRDCTLNSHDDVSSEKSNRYLNRMVESVPSIQPTHRSAVSSASESSRLSSETGLSCFDASSTLSSASNDTKQSNDEVTIRTYAGLSASTQERIRRFEQETKAMLQRDRNRQRREAERREEERRRIEMEWQLAKREMENDDLLDSIVDTTVTTPTTYLSSTTRLSSFNDRLADKSFLDIGSRSTARMPSLSIAVQQQPTPVRRVSQLADEPATILPSENVSNTIIKKLKTDSEQSLEKSTTLPPIRYGSLDSLHETHNISQSSLSPTNQQRKPLSSDVSDDGSDLLTSLTTTFDRKWKSLVNSSNQTIRGSATENLSLSDEDAAITRDSQNLRNQRGGGGGGGGGLREEKEEHKTACPQSCSIETYRDPSLHKTSIEKHQYVRQKNDAPEKDTDSSVTENSSVDRPDNTDMPDNDRSANVRKRVEPKQEQLRSSKETTTTATTTVYEASLAANEPQECCRHEKETSVLAQNGGKAIDDVKDFRHDVDSANYSNKLEKFESLTNCEVRSRLKRSESLNKRSENTSSKLKRSESLNKHSVERLSSPTNGKLKRSESLNKHSERSDSPNSKLKRSESLTKTEKTECNISKRRQSVRKDSATKLKRKNGMPERSIKRRHTVGGTKDFDKVHWLDNKLQVEAERVVRNEYRPKKSQLRTSSPDLSTGRIGLTDTSFLIEVSFRGPSNVVFNVTNARPQSLPDTSLTSKVFKVPLESHV encoded by the exons ATGCTACCAGGACACGAACGAACGAGGATAGACGAGCCGATGGATACGATATTCGTGAAACAGGTACGTGGGAATTCGCCAGCAGCCGAAGCAGGATTACGTACAGGGGACAGGGTCGTTTCCGTCGACGGAAGACCAACGCGCGGTGAGCAATACGCGAAAGTAGTTCAACGTATCCAGCAGGCGGGCCCCTGGCTACGACTTCTCGTGGTCTCCAAAGAGGACGATATCTTGCAAAGATATTTCGGTGAAACTGCTCATAATCCTGAAACCAATCAACGACCGCGTCTTCGTTCTCCGGAGAGAAGTGGACACAGGCAACGCAGATCAGTCAGTATGATTCCCAGCTTGTCGCCAAGAACAAGACAGTCTTGGGTTTGTCCCGCGCGAAGCTCGATGCCGACACCGCTGTGTCAAGATCAAGATTCACCTCGACAGCTGATCGACGACAGCGTAGGAATCATCGATAAACATCAGCAACAATTGCAACGAAACATCGCTAAATCGAACATTTTTGTTGGAACCCTGACGAGAATACACGAAAATATCGCAAGCGCTGGCACTTTACCCGGTGAACGGCAATCGATAGATACGAAAAATGGTACTTCTTCTCTGCCTTCGTCTCCTGGACCTGAAAAGAAAGTAAACGATAAATTTCCGATACTACCGCAAGGACTTCAAATCGTATCGAAGCGAGCGAAACAGTTCGAGTCAGGGCGATTATTAAGCGACGACGATGAACCGACTGGTGATCGAATCAGCCTCTACAAAAGCGAGCTGTCGAGATTATCGACTAAGCATAGCGTGCCGAACGTTGCCGTTAGAAGAAGGGAATTTGAATCGAAAGCCGAAGCTCAAGAACCGAGAAGAATACCACCTGTGCCAACCAGGGAAACCAAATCGTTGGATAGTG GTAGCGGATTAAAAGGCAACAGAATAATACCTGTAGGCAGCAAACACATCCACTGTGAACCGCCGGGCAACTATAACACGTTAGAAG AGACACCCAATACGAGAATCACAGACGGGGAAACAGTACGGCCGAGGATTCGTAGCAACAGCGCTGAATCATGGGAATCTACTAGTACGAGCAATTTGTTAAATACCGTTAGACTTCACTGGTTTCAACGACAGGACGATACCGAACGAAAGCGAGATACGAACGGAAATGACAATAGCGTTTACGTTGATGCAACTAATATATGCGATGGAAAGGAGAAAATTGTCGAGAAAGGGTCTAGAAGACAACAACAGGATGGTTACGCGCAAATCATCAAAGCCGAATCTG GTGTATTGCCATCGGATAATGATATGCACAATAACGAAGTTGTATTCAGGCGGCAAAAGAATACGCAGATTG CAGACGAAGATCGTGCCACAAGAAGGGTGTCCTACTTGAAAGCAACTTGGGGCGAACGAATTCATGTCGACAGTGATTTGGAACTAAGCGACTCCGAGCCTATTACCCATACTTCTAGAAG CATTCATAAGAGATGGCGGCTACCGCTACTTCCAAACGATATAGCATCGCTGCGTCGCATCTTCGAGGAAGTGACTCAATCGACGAgtttaaacaaaaatattaatcg CGGCAATTCTATTTGTACTGGCCGGGAAGCAGCGACTGGCATTATAAAAGACATCGGACAAGTGGAACGAGAGGGACCTTTACATGTCAAATTTACTGTACTTGATGGCAAG cGATCTTCCGATCGATCATGGAAACAGCTATGGGGTGTTCTTCGCGGACCGATTCTCTTCTTTTATAAGGATCGTCAAAATCAG aGTCCTTCGTTATCCTGCGACGGCGAAAATGTAGCTCAAAGCGTAGATGTGAGATGTTCTCTTGTAGATATCGCGGAGGATTATACGAAACGTAAACACGTATTACGGTTAGCAAATCCGAACGCAGAAGTTTTGCTACAGACCGAAGACGCAGCGTCTATGGCGCTTTGGCTACGAGCTCTACATGAACATGCTGCTGCTGAAAAACCGTCC GAAATTGCTCATAATAGTACTTTGAAGCAACAAGCTGTCCCGCAAACTCCAGGTCCCACCAGCAGTTCTTCAACGTGTCAAACAACCACGAATGCTAGTCCAATGACAATGTCGACTGCTAGTAGTAGTGGTGGTCAGCGATTAAGCCCCCTTCCAGGACATAAAGGCATCAAGAAATTAACTTCGTTTAGGAACAGATCTCCGACTGGACAATCACCGATAAACAAAACTCGAAAACCGAGTCAAACGATCGATAGTTTGGTTTCTCCAAAGACCAAGACATGGAAGGGTAGAGTCGCAAAACAATTGCGGAGAATGCATGGACAAACGGGATCTCCTTCTTCACCAACAACGCAATTACCACCAGAGGGTGCTACCTTCAAAGTACCGCTTGAACTTTGCCCACCG TCATCTTTCTCGGAATACGTGCCATTGATCGTTGAAATGTGCACGAGCATCGTCGAAGCGAGGGGTCTCGAAGTGGTCGGTATTTATAGAGTACCCGGTAACACTGCCGCTATTTCACATTTAACTGACAGCGTGAACAAAGGATTCGAAAATATCAATCTTCAG GATCCTAGATGGAGCGATGTAAACGTAATATCTTCTCTTCTGAAGTCGTTCTTTCGACAGCTCCCAGATTCACTACTCACCGCAGAATTATACCCTATGTTTATCGATGCCGATAAAGTCGAGGATCCTCAAAGAAGAATGACAACGATAAGGAAGTTGCTCAGGGATCTTCCGGAACATCACTTTGAAACTCTCAAGTATTTGATGTTTCATTTGAAAAGAATAGTCGAACATAGCGAGGTTAATAAGATGGAGGCAAAGAATTTGGCCATTGTGTTTGGTCCTACGTTAGTTAGAGCCAGTGGTTCCAGAGACAATATGGTTACTATGGTTACTGATATGTCGCATCAGTGTCGAATTGTTGAAAGCTTATTAAACAAC GTCGATTGGTTCTTTTCGGATGATGATTTGGACGATTTAAGTCGACTGAGCGTGAATCTCAGTCTTCCAGCTGACACTAGCGAGATCGAGACTACAACGTCGAGTAATAATCATAATCTCTTGTTGAACAACATTCAGAAAGTCGAAG GACGCGAAATGGCATCTGCTAAGGACATTGTATCATCTATTATATCCGCTGCTAAtcgaaaaatacaaagaagaaGGAAGTGTCAAGACGAGACGGATAACGAAACTCACGAAGTCGATAAG CTGAGGATGAAACAAGAAGCAGAAAACCTTCAAAATCGGCGAAGTATGGCATTGAACGAGAGGCAATGTTCGGTCAGTGAGATCGTTTTAATGCACGAAAGTCAGAGTCAGTCGAATCGTTCCATCGATCGTTGCGACCGGTCACCGACGCTTGATCAGGCTGCCATTACTAGCTCAAGTATCGGTGGTTCCGATGTCATAGCTGATTGCACAATTAATAACCGTGATTGCACGTTAAACAGTCACGATGATGTTTCTTCGGAGAAATCGAACAGATATTTAAATCGTATGGTAGAGTCGGTTCCATCAATTCAACCGACTCATCGCTCGGCCGTCTCGTCGGCTTCAGAGTCTTCCCGACTCTCTAGCGAGACTGGCCTGAGCTGCTTCGATGCAAGTTCGACGCTTTCCAGCGCTTCGAACGACACCAAACAAAGCAATGACGAGGTTACGATAAGAACGTATGCTGGATTGAGCGCGTCTACTCAAGAACGTATACGAAGATTTGAACAGGAAACAAAGGCAATGTTACAGAGGGATCGGAATCGACAAAGACGCGAAGCTGaaaggagagaagaagagagacgaAGAATCGAGATGGAATGGCAATTGGCTAAACGTGAAATGGAAAACGACGATCTGCTCGACAGTATAGTAGACACAACCGTGACAACACCTACTACTTATCTTTCATCCACGACAAGACTTTCTAGTTTTAACGACAGGCTTGCCGATAAATCTTTCCTCGATATCGGTTCCCGATCGACTGCTCGAATGCCGTCTTTATCGATAGCTGTGCAGCAACAACCCACGCCCGTTAGACGAGTGTCGCAACTCGCAGACGAACCTGCTACGATTCTGCCCTCGGAGAACGTCTCGAACACTAttataaagaaattgaaaaccGATTCAGAG CAGTCACTGGAAAAATCTACGACGCTACCACCAATTCGTTATGGCAGTTTGGATTCTCTGCACGAAACACACAACATTTCTCAGTCGTCGCTCTCACCGACCAATCAACAACGGAAACCCCTTTCCAGTGATGTCTCGGACGATG GTAGCGATTTGCTGACCAGCTTGACGACCACGTTCGATCGTAAATGGAAGTCCCTGGTAAACTCGTCGAATCAAACGATTCGTGGATCCGCTACGGAGAATCTGTCTCTCAGCGACGAGGACGCTGCGATAACGCGAGACTCGCAAAACTTGCGAAATCaacgaggaggaggaggaggaggaggaggagggttacgagaagagaaagaagaacacAAAACAGCTTGTCCTCAATCATGCTCGATTGAAACCTATCGGGATCCGAGCCTCCATAAAACATCTATCGAAAAGCATCAATACGTTCGTCAAAAAAAT GATGCTCCGGAAAAGGATACGGATTCATCGGTAACAGAGAATAGCAGCGTCGATCGACCGGATAATACCGATATGCCGGATAACGATCGAAGCGCTAACGTACGAAAAAGGGTCGAACCGAAACAAGAGCAATTACGATCGAGCAAGGAAACAACGACCACGGCAACGACGACAGTTTACGAAGCAAGTTTAGCTGCGAACGAACCGCAAGAATGCTGTAGGCACGAGAAGGAGACATCGGTGTTAGCGCAAAATGGTGGTAAAGCGATCGACGATGTGAAAGATTTTCGACACGATGTCGATTCGGCGAATTACTCGAACAAGCTCGAAAAATTTGAAAGTCTGACAAATTGCGAAGTCAGATCGCGGCTGAAAAGATCTGAATCTTTAAATAAGAGATCTGAAAATACCTCGTCCAAGTTGAAGAGGTCTGAAAGTTTGAACAAACATTCTGTCGAGAGGCTCTCGTCCCCGACCAATGGCAAGTTGAAACGCTCTGAAAGTTTGAACAAGCATTCGGAGAGATCCGATTCTCCGAACAGTAAGTTAAAGCGATCGGAGTCGCTGACAAAAACTGAAAAAACTGAGTGTAATATTAGCAAGAGACGACAATCCGTTAGAAAAGATAGTGCGACgaaattaaaacgaaaaaaTGGTATGCCCGAACGATCGATCAAGCGCAGGCACACTGTGGGCGGTACCAAGGATTTCGACAAAGTACATTGGTTGGATAATAAACTGCAAGTCGAGGCTGAGAGAGTGGTGAGGAACGAATATAGACCGAAGAAAAGCCAATTGAGAACAAGTTCTCCGGATTTAAGTACTGGTCGTATCGGTCTTACCGATACTAGTTTCCTCATCGAGGTCAGTTTTCGTGGCCCGAGCAACGTCGTTTTTAACGTGACTAACGCTCGTCCGCAGTCTTTACCGGATACTAGTTTGACTTCTAAAGTGTTTAAAGTACCTCTGGAGAGTCACGTGTAA